The DNA sequence TCGCAGAAAGCACCAAGCGTTGAAGCGCGACTTTCTCGCTGGCGCGGTCGATGTCGATCCCGACCAGGTTTCCGTTCGCGTCGTAGTCCAACACCACGCCATCCGAGACCTCGACGCTATCTACGCTGGTCGCTTCGGAGAGGTCGATGTACAGCGAATCCGTGTCGCGATGATAACTCAGTCTCACGGGCGAAACCTCCGGTCGGGAAACGCATTGTGGATTGTCCGCCGATCCTCGAGCGTCACCACTCGGAGGAATCTACCCTCGAGTTCGGGAACTCGGGCCCAGAAGCGCCACCGCCCGCTCGGCTCGCGCTCGGCGCGATACGGGTTGGCTACGACGGCGACGCACCACTCTACCCTGAGGTAGGGTCGCTTTCGCAGCACGTCGCGTTCGAAGTAGGCGGTGAATCGTGGCTCGGGCACAGCGGGACGCTAGTCGCGCAGCTGGCGAGCTCGAGAAGCCAACCATCGCGGCACGGCTCACTGCCTTGCGTCCACCTGTGAGACGTCGCACGGGCTCTGACGCGAGGAGGGGAAGCGCTCTCGATGAGCGCTTCCCCTCCTCGGTGACGAACCACAGCCATTGCGCGCGACGTGGCATCTGTGTCGCGTCCTTTCGGACGCCTGGCGGTGCGCGTCTTTCCGCCCTTGTGACTCGTCACTCTACCCTGAACAAGCTATGCCTTCGCGCGAGCCGCTGCAACGACCGGCGTGATACGGGGAACGCGGTGCTCACCCACAAGACGCGAGCATCGGCGGAAGGCTCCACGACTTTGACGGCAACCGCATACTGCTGTCCCGCATCTGCAGGTCCGATGAACAAGAGGCGCTGTCGGCCGCTTCGCTCGAACCCAACGAGGGCGGGAGATGAGATGACTGCGTCGAGTGTGCGGAGCACGGAGACAGGAAGCGCAGGGACCCCGCGGGCGAGCATCATGCATGATGTCGGCGAGGCGCGAGAGGTCACTCATCCTTTTCGCGCATGCCGGCGCATGGAATAGTGGGAGACGTCGCAGGGGGACAGGGGCGGAGATAGGGAGATGCAAATGGGGGAGATGAGGGGCAGACGTCTCACGAACGTCTCACGTGCTCCCCCCATCTCCCCCATTCCCGTCTTCCACCCTCCGCCCCTGCCCCCGTCCCGCGTCTGCCAGCGACGGCTAGGCGGCCCGATCCCCGGCAATGCGATCCAGATCTTCGAGCCCCACCAAGACATCACGCGGCTTCGACCCATCCGGCGGCCCCAGCACCCCCGCCAGATGCAACTGATCGATGATCCGCGCCGCACGGCCGTAGCCGATCTTGAGCCGGCGCTGCAGTAGCGAGGTGCTCCCACCCTGGTGCTGAATGCACACCTCCGCCGCCTCGCGGAACAGCTTGTCGCGGTCGCCCACATCCTCGGCGGCTTCTTCGCCGCCGCCGGCCTCGAGGGCCTCCATCGCCTTCACCTTGGCGAGGATGTCGTCCTCAGGCGTGGAGTCGGAGACCATGAGCCCCTGGGCCTCGAGCGCAGCCTTACGGGCTTCCTTCCGCTCGCGATACCAGCTCACCAAGCGCTCGGTGTCGTCGTTGCTCAGGAACGCGCCCTGCAAGCGGCTGGGCTCGCTCTTCCCCGGCGGGATGAACAGCATGTCGCCGTTGCCGAGCAGCGACTCGGCGCCCATCCCGTCGAGGATGGTGCGGGAGTCGATCTGCGAAGCCACGCGGAAGGCGATGCGGCTGGGGAAGTTCGCCTTGATGAGACCGGTGATGACGTTCACCGACGGCCGCTGCGTGGCGAGGATCAGGTGGATGCCGATCGCGCGGGCCTTCTGCGCGAGCATGGCCAGCGGCGTCTCGACTTCCGCCGCGACGGTCATCATGAGGTCGGCGAGTTCGTCGATGACGACGACGATGTACGGGAGGATGCCGCCCGTGTACGTGCGGTCCTCGAAGCCGACGTTCGGGTCCTTCGGCTTCTTCAGCTCGTGGCCGTCGCGGACCTTCTGATTGAAATCTTGGATGTTGCGCGCGCCGTTCTCGGCCAGCAGCGCGTAGCGCTCCTGCATCTCGAGCACGGCCCACTTGAGCACCGACGCGGCGTCACGGTTATCGGTGACGACCTTGTGGCGCAGGTGCGGCAGCACGTTGTAGACGGAGAGCTCGACCATCTTGGGGTCGACCATCAAGAAACGCAGGGTCTTCGGCGTGTGCCGGT is a window from the Pseudogemmatithrix spongiicola genome containing:
- a CDS encoding DUF2283 domain-containing protein, whose translation is MRLSYHRDTDSLYIDLSEATSVDSVEVSDGVVLDYDANGNLVGIDIDRASEKVALQRLVLSAMPGVLETAAS